The region CAAATTAGATGGTTACATAGCTGGATTATTTGTTGACATGAACTACAGAAAGCAAGGTGTTGGTAGCCGATTAATTAATTACCTAAAACAAATAAACGACAAATTAACACTTTCAGTCTATGTAGATAATATTAATGCCGTTAATTTTTATGAGAATAAAGATTTTATCATAGACAGTGTAGGTATGGATACTGAGACTGATTCAAAAGAGTATCGTAT is a window of Leuconostoc kimchii IMSNU 11154 DNA encoding:
- a CDS encoding GNAT family N-acetyltransferase — encoded protein: MITKLNSFSDRDLEQLAQIWLNGNLQAHSFIPAQYWKNQFVNIKKMLPEANIFLYRNNEIIIGFLGKLDGYIAGLFVDMNYRKQGVGSRLINYLKQINDKLTLSVYVDNINAVNFYENKDFIIDSVGMDTETDSKEYRMTWEK